A portion of the Phycodurus eques isolate BA_2022a chromosome 3, UOR_Pequ_1.1, whole genome shotgun sequence genome contains these proteins:
- the pik3ip1 gene encoding phosphoinositide-3-kinase-interacting protein 1, which yields MNSVCHPCRMFVSLHVVLLSAAFVDSSVLNADQKDCIESSGVDYRGDEHSSSSGLACLTWTNASTQYDPQTGVGDHNYCRNPDSSEKPWCYITGADGTVQKQFCSIQTCRELASSEARETEWAEPTAAAPSPETDLPPEKRSSPGAAAAAVQPVMGISQRVHTGPKKKKDLGTLGYALGIVMMAVIIVLGAGITFGYFYKRGRDLKKQHEQRVYEREMQRITLPLSAFSNPTCELVDENTVVVTAQRENTPVQEEVGGVDPLMGQQAGTPGARPK from the exons ATGAACTCAGTCTGTCATCCGTGCAGAATGTTTGTGTCTTTGCACGTTGTTTTGCTCAGCGCAGCCTTCGTGGACAGCAGTGTCTTAAATGCTGACCAAAAAG ACTGCATTGAGTCCAGTGGAGTGGACTACAGAGGAGACGAGCACAGTTCCTCCTCGGGCTTGGCTTGTCTAACGTGGACCAACGCGTCCACGCAATATGATCCACAGACAG GTGTCGGAGATCACAATTACTGCCGAAACCCAGACTCCTCTGAGAAGCCTTGGTGCTACATCACAGGCGCCGACGGGACGGTCCAAAAGCAGTTCTGTTCTATCCAGACGTGCCGAG AGCTCGCTTCCAGCGAGGCCCGCGAGACCGAGTGGGCCGAGCCGACCGCGGCCGCTCCCTCCCCAGAAACTGATCTCCCGCCAGAGAAGCGCTCATCCCCgggggccgccgccgccgccgtgcaGCCGGTGATGGGAATCAGCCAACGGGTGCACACCgggcccaaaaagaaaaaggatcTGGGCACGCTCG GCTACGCCCTCGGCATCGTCATGATGGCCGTTATAATCGTTCTCGGGGCGGGCATCACGTTCGGCTACTTCTACAAAAG gGGCCGAGATCTGAAGAAGCAGCACGAGCAGCGAGTGTACGAGCGCGAGATGCAGAGGATCACCCTCCCGCTGTCGGCCTTCTCCAACCCGACGTGCGAGCTGGTCGACGAGAACACCGTGGTGGTCACGGCCCAGCGCGAGAACACCCCGGTCCAGGAGGAGGTGGGGGGCGTGGACCCCCTCATGGGCCAGCAAGCGGGCACACCTGGAGC GAGACCAAAATGA
- the limk2 gene encoding LIM domain kinase 2, whose translation MEETEGTGECYCAGCGARVHEQFLTKVLQDTWHGACFQCSVCCDHLTNWYYEKDGKLYCRKHYWEKFGELCHGCALLMTGPAMVAGEHKYHPECFVCLSCKVVIEDRDTYALVERTKLYCGKCYKQVILTPMLEKRSHDSVPDSLPHTVTLISMPSAANGKRGFSVSVLRDVSGSASVQVKEVRGMLISPEVRNAIHVGDRILEINGVPVGTLLEEEVDDLIHRTGQTLQLLIEYDPVRQRLDRLRLESSRDVLGAPATSRMRLSSPSNAVLERTEVDHGTLKRRSLRRSNSICKSPGPNSPKEHLFITRDIGRSESLRSSSSCSHRIFRPCDLIHGEVLGKGFFGQAIKVTHKATGEVMVMKELLRCDEETQKTFLQEVKVMRSLDHPHVLKFIGVLYKDKRLNLITEFIEGGTLKDFIRDTDPFPWEQRVSFAKSIASGMSYLHSMSIIHRDLNSHNCLVKLDNTVVVADFGLSRLIVEEKVKPSPEKNSTKKRVLRRTDRKKRYTVVGNPYWMAPEMLNGKRYDEKVDIFSYGIVLCEIIGKVYADPECLPRTLDFGLNVGKFVEKFLPEDCPPAFFPLAVACCDLTPDNRPAFQKLEDCFKALSLNQELGIPLPSELDELHQSLSRLHWPKDGSSPAPSPEEPRSPKTASPDCSGTSRNGT comes from the exons GTGCTCTGTGTGCTGTGACCACCTGACGAACTGGTATTATGAGAAGGATGGGAAGCTGTACTGTCGCAAGCACTACTGGGAGAAGTTTGGGGAGCTGTGTCACGGATGCGCTCTGCTCATGACCGGACCTGCCATG GTGGCTGGAGAACACAAGTATCATCCTGAGTGCTTTGTGTGTCTCAGCTGCAAGGTGGTGATTGAGGACCGGGATACCTACGCCTTAGTCGAGCGCACTAAACTCTACTG CGGGAAGTGCTACAAGCAGGTGATTCTCACGCCCATGTTGGAAAAGCGCTCGCACGATTCCGTCCCGGACTCCCTCCCCCACACGGTGACGCTCATCTCCATGCCTTCGGCGGCCAACGGCAAGAGGGGCTTCTCCGTGTCGGTGCTGCGGGACGTCAGCGGCTCGGCGAGCGTCCAAGTCAAAGA GGTCCGAGGGATGCTCATTAGTCCCGAGGTGCGGAATGCCATCCACGTCGGGGACAGGATCCTTGAGATCAACGGCGTTCCGGTGGGGACGCTGCTGGAGGAAGAG GTGGACGACCTCATTCATCGCACCGGTCAAACGTTACAGCTGCTTATAGAATATGACCCGGTGAGGCAACGTTTGGACCGCCTCCGTCTGGAATCGTCCAGGGACGTCCTGGGAGCGCCGGCAACCTCCCGCATGCGCTTGTCGTCGCCGTCCAACGCAGTACTGGAGAGAACCGAGGTGGACCACGGCACACTGAAGAGGAGATCTTTGAG GCGAAGTAACAGCATATGCAAGTCGCCTGGGCCCAATTCCCCGAAAGAGCATCTTTTCATTACCCGAGACATCGGACGCTCTGAATCTTTGAGGTCATCCAGTAGCTGCTCCCATCGCATCTTCAGGCCGTGTGACCTCATCCACGGCGAGGTTTTGGGAAAAGGCTTCTTTGGGCAGGCTATCAAG GTGACTCATAAAGCCACAGGAGAGGTGATGGTGATGAAGGAGCTGCTTCGCTGTGACGAGGAGACCCAGAAAACCTTCCTCCAGGAG GTCAAAGTCATGCGGAGCCTGGACCATCCTCACGTCCTCAAGTTCATCGGCGTACTGTACAAGGACAAGCGGCTCAATTTGATCACGGAATTCATTGAAGGGGGCACGCTGAAGGACTTCATCAGAGACACT GACCCGTTTCCATGGGAGCAACGGGTGAGCTTTGCAAAGAGCATCGCATCTGGCATG TCCTATCTTCATTCAATGAGCATCATACACAGAGACCTCAACTCTCACAACTGCCTGGTGAAACTG GACAACACTGTGGTGGTTGCTGACTTTGGGCTGTCCCGACTCATCGTAGAAGAGAAAGTGAAGCCTTCGCCTGAAAAGAACTCCACCAAGAAGAGGGTGTTACGACGCACTGACCGGAAAAAACGGTATACCGTGGTTGGAAACCCTTACTGGATGGCCCCAGAGATGCTGAATG GTAAACGCTACGATGAGAAAGTGGACATTTTCTCATACGGAATTGTTCTTTGCGAG ATCATCGGAAAGGTCTACGCAGACCCAGAATGTCTCCCCCGCACTCTGGACTTTGGTCTGAATGTGGGAAAGTTTGTGGAGAAGTTCCTCCCTGAAGACTGTCCGCCAGCGTTCTTTCCGCTGGCTGTGGCGTGCTGCGACCTCACACCAGACAACCG TCCAGCGTTCCAGAAGCTGGAGGACTGCTTCAAAGCGCTGTCCCTCAACCAGGAGCTGGGCATCCCTCTCCCATCCGAATTAGACGAGCTCCATCAGAGTCTGAGTCGGCTCCACTGGCCCAAAGACGGTTCCTCCCCGGCGCCGAGCCCGGAGGAGCCCCGCTCCCCCAAGACGGCCTCTCCGGACTGTTCCGGCACGTCACGCAATGGCACTTAG